The Archocentrus centrarchus isolate MPI-CPG fArcCen1 chromosome 13, fArcCen1, whole genome shotgun sequence genomic interval agagagcatcatgaacgATACACGTGTTTCACCGTTAGCTATTAATTACAATTCCAGAAAGAAAGTATTCCACTTACTTTGAGTATCGAACCATCGGGGCACAAATTTTCAGGACTTTTCCCTTTTCAAACATGTCCATGACACTTGTGTTACCGTTAGCGGTCTTCATTCTTCACACAAGCAAACAATGCTAGCCACGTAGTATAACAAGCTAACTATCTCACGCGAAAACTTTCGCCATACAAAGACTAAAAGAAGACTCCATAAATACTGTAACGCACCAATCCTGCCATACAGAGACACTAAAATATGACTGGGCAGACCTTAAAACGACAATCAGGGAAACGTGTTCAGCGGCGAAAGCGAGGAAAaactgtgggtgtgtgtttgggaCCGCTGAAGTGTTACGTCAGGCAAGGAGATttatgtttacatattttatcttttttcagtttaatatttAGTATATCATAAACTTTAGCCATCCACTATAGCTAGTTCAggatgtaaaatgtattttatttaatataaataatcCTGAAAAATATAGACTATGGTGTTTGACGTCAGGACCACACATTTACGTCACgcaatgctgccttcaggttcTGTAGGGAAAGTTACTATCTCAGCCTTCAAATGAGTGAAGCGCGATATTACAGAGCAGTATCGGAATAAGAGTTTGCTGATTGAtaagtacattttaaaaaacgCAGAGTGTTTACTGCAGAGTGTGCTGaagacaaaataataataaaagattcGTCAGTATTTCTGTCTTAAAagtacaatactgtgcaaatgttttgagcaaccccctcatttctttatatgttgctaggaaaatggaaaaaaaggtgCAGTGgtttactgaaacatgtgcaaatgtACATAGAAATACaacatataaggcaaaaacagagtttgtactattctaatgagcttgaaaggcAACATTTGGTATGaaaacctttattcttcaacacagtctgaactctctcaggcagttTTCTTGCCATtactttaagcagtcttcaggaatagttctccaggattcctgaagaacattcaaagctcttctttggatgtttctgtcttttgttctgttctctgtcagtatgatctcacactgcttcaataatgtggaggtctgggctctggggaggccaatccatgactgacagtattccacagagtgtttttctatccaagtACACTTTTACTGtactgacagtgtgtttgggatcattgtcatgctgaaaaatgaagtcattgccaatcagatgctttccagatgatgACTGTACTTTTTtgcattcataatttcatcatttTTGACAAGATTTCAACACCActgtatccccccccccccccatccccctgTTTCTTAAGGGCATGTTTATCTACTGTAGATAAGTTTTCTGTGTAGGCCTGCCATTCCTTTAATCTTCCACTTCTccacctggagaactattgctcaagaccacttcaaaaacaacaaaaagtccAGCACCTTAgatgtaaaatattaaaaaaaaataataaaacaaaaaaaaaaaacaaggggcacagtactgtatatgaggaataaatataaatggatGCACATCAACCCtaatatataaacaaacatCAAATGGCAGAAGTTCAACGCCGCTTCCTTTTATTAGACAAATGATTTACATATAATGAAAAGTGAATAAGTAATTCTATGCAATGGTGCAGGTTTCTGCAATATCCATACTTGCCTCTAATCAGAACGAGCCTGCCAGAGGTGGAGGTGTTTTCTGAAGGAACCCATCTTGTGCAGCAATGCTCAAGACGCAACAAACTAATTGAATAAGCACTCACGCTTCAGTACTTCTTCACTCATAATGCCAGTAAGTAGAGCACACATTGCACTTTGCCTCTGCGGCCACAAGAGGGCCTTACAGTAACACAATTCTAAAATTTGTAACTTAAAGGGTAAGTTCACCCAATACTAAAGCATACGTTGatactgcaaaaaataaattaattaaaagcacATTGGTATATCCTGATGACCTTAGTGGgatttcctaaaaaaaaaaaaaaaaaaaaaaaaaaaaaaaaaaggcattagaTGCACAGAAGCTTATAGACTCAACTCACTGGGATTTGATCTGTAACAATGGTTCAAAACTATTTACAAACCTTTTAAGTGTTGTTCCATCTCGAGTAGAAAATAAACCACTCATTCTCTTTTCACTCCATAGGAAATACACATTTCCTTCTTTTACTTATAATCACTTTATTTCAAAGTGGCACGGAATACGTGACTGATGTGAAAACAGAAggatcaccaaaaaaaaaaaatcacaaggaaaaaaaaaaaaaaaaaaaaaaaaaaaaaaaccgccACATTTACCGAGATTCATTTAATCAGCtgataaaaatctcagatctaaAACATCAACAGAATAAATACAAGTTCAAATCAAGTCACAACTAAAAGGTATAGCAGGGAAATGCAGCTCGTTACTTTGACCAGTAAGCTAGTAAAGTATTCCAACCAAGCATCCTCTCAGTAAACTCCACACTCATGATTCATCTATACTACCTGTTTAATCAGTTTAAGCTTACACATGATTATGAACAGCCTTAATCTATCAACATTTACATAATAGAAAATTAACTGCAGCCATTAACAGTGGCTAGAGGGAAGGTTTGAAGAGCTTAAGCTGTGTGCTGtgcacaaataaaagaaaaaccccttgtgaacaaacaaaacacataacAATTTGTACAGTGTGGATAAGTTAGTGATttcttagaattttttttttttatattaaatacaAAGTATTTAACTGCTCTTCCACTCCTTGAACACCCTCAGCAGTGTTAAAGGTGCTCCACTCTTTGATTACAGCAAACTACATGAACTGAGGGAGGCCTGTTTgcttttaaatctgttttaaaaGAAGTCACTGTTCATGCTTGACCAGCTTAATGCAACACAGGGAGAGTTTTGCTGAGAGCAAAATATGCATTGTCctcattttggtccatattagtCATTTTTacagctgataaaaacaatGCATCATCATAActctggaaacattttaacCAGCTACAACCTGAAGCATTCAAAATAATACCCATGCCAGAGGAGACTTTCATTCAGCGGCAAGGATATAAACATGTCAAGACATGGACTGAAGATTAAATCCGTTCAAACCATGTCTTACCTCCTTTGTTCTCCGTAACATGTCACATATACTTCCTGCCCACAGCTTGGGATGAGTTCTTAAAAGGATAGGAGACTACATAAGTGCTAAAAAAGACAAGACAGCAGGTCAGTGGTGGCTAGCCTTTAGGGAGCACCAGTTTAGGGGCCAAGAGAATGTCCCCGGCCATCTGCCCCCCCCAATTCCACTCTCACTGAGGTAACTTTCCGTGGCCCGCCACATCCAGCTCTACGCTGGAGAGGAAACGCCTGGACAGTCGGTGACAGTCGTAGCTCAGCTCTGTGGTATAGACAGTGCTGGCTTTCTTGGGGTAGATGATGGTGGTGCTCTTGAACCGCTGGGCACGGTGGCGAGGCTGAAACTCCAGCTGTGTCATGTAGTGGCGCCAGGTGCTGTTGGACATAGCCATGATGGTCTGCCTGCAGTGTTCAAGGCCTTGGCCCAACGGCTCCAGGGTAACATCCTGGATGAAGTGGCGGTCTGAGTCATAGTGCACTGAAGAGGTGTATCTGTGGAAAAGGGAGAGTGCAGTGATTTTAGTCAAACAAAATAGAGCAAAAGTTTTTGAGCTGTCACATCAAAGTCAACACACCTCATTTCCTTTGGTGGTAATGGATCAAGTGCTATGCCTTCCCCAAAGGACAGCGGGTGTAGCTGTGGGAAAGATCCAGCAGGTAAAGCTGGAACCTGCAATACATGAAAGAGATCCTCAGTGGATACACAGGAGATTTAGGTTCTCTCTGGCCCAGTTTAGTGCCATGGGCagtataaaatatgttttaaaatatatatatataatttttttacaatgtaGGCTCAGTGCTGAAGTGGCCCACTTCTCCATGTAGCCGCTATTTGCAGGTCTAAAAATGTTAAGTAACGTTCTCAACCACTGACCATTTCCTGACTAAAATCAAGAATACCTGTGCAGTGGCAACATGCATTCAAAagtaaaagttatttttaagaGTACAGGTTGCAGTTTGCGACCCTTTGTTTTGCTCCGACAGTAAAGTGATTGTCACTACATCCTGTGATCCTAACAAAGATAGTGGTACATACCAGGCAAGCCCTTCCCTCGTCTTCGGACACAGAGTTCACTCCACCGGCTTTCTCTGCGGCCACAGGCAGCAGCCAGGCGCTGGGGCTCGGACTCGGAGGTAAGCCAGAGTCCGGGCTATCAAGTCCTCTTTCAGCCCTGCAACTCATATCCAGAGGATCTCCTTCACATACATTTGGCAAGTTCAAACTGCCAACCATTTCTAGTTAAAAGTTGCAAAATCCCAGCGAGTAAGAGGCAGGTTACGAAAGAAGATTACTTCCAGTATGTAGTTCCTcgtattcttcttctttttttcaattatttagttgCAAAGTCCCGCGGTGTTGCTGCTAAGCTCTTCCCGGACAGCATTCACGGCTGCACGCTGGAAAAGTCATCAAGCAGGAGGTAAATCAGTTTCTCACCCCCCAAAAGCCAGAAACTCAAGCTTTCAAACTTATTTATCTTAACGTCTCAAAAACCCCAGCCACTTTAAGCTGTCTCCACAGTGAAAGTATTTAAAGAGATCCGAGCAGATTTATTCCTGTGCAAAGCTGAGAAAGACTGAGGTAGTCCCGCTGCCCGCGGCTCCTCTTCAAACTTCTTTCCCCTTCAAAGGGGTCTTTCAGATCCACAAACACAGGAAAGGAAACGCCTTTCGAATCGTTTAGCGGCCGCTGATTGGTTAGAAGATAATTGGCAACAAGAGACGTGAGCCAGCTATGGGAACTTTTCCAGATCCCCATTCAAATTGCAACCTGGCGAAATCAGGTTGAAGCGTTTTCCTGGTATTGTTCGAAACGTGCAAGTGAAAAGCAGCGTACACCGATGTGATGAAGCATAAGGGAAAACCTGCAGGAAAGTTTCAGTGGGGCACAGAACCCAGACAATACAAACCTGTAACATTTTGCACCCGAATGCACTAATATGCACACTAAATGCAGCTGTTTATGAAAGTGACTTATTAAGGTGAGGGGCACTGGTGTCAGAATAAATGACAGCCTGTGAAAAGGTATCAGATAAGTTTTTGGTGTCTTAAAAGCCAATGTTGGAATATATTTGATATTGAGAGACCCATGGAGCATTTGGAGCAGTGCTGACTGAAAAGACAGATGGACACACATGCACGAAAACATCCTGTCAGTATAGATTAGTTTTAACAGAGGAATAATTTTGACAAAATATGACTGCACGCCTGTGAGATTAAGGTCAAAGATGGCCTCAGTCTCGAAAATGAAGGGAATCCAAAGATCCTGTTTGCTTAAGAAGCTACAAGTTCAGTTTGGGCCACtgttcacacacaaacaatcaGAACACCTATGATGCGCGTCCTCTTTTAATGAATGGCGCACCTATTTCAACCCCGCACTGAATTAAAACAGATGAGCAAAACCATGGTTATCCTTTAAGTAtattattttcagctttaattaacaTCAGGCTTCATATAATCATCCCGGAATAGATATGTCAAATGGAGCAGCCAGAAGCTCTCTGATCAGTTTTAGTCAACAAGTCCACAATCTGCAAGAACACTGTGCAACAATCAAGTAATGTTACAAAGCTCAGGCTTTAGTGTAATGAAACCACAGAAATACGTGACACATCTAACAGTCAAATAACAGTTGAGGAAGCTTCTTCATAATCCACCCTCAGCTTGGGTGCGTATCAGACAGAAaattcagccccccccccctttctgcATGACAACCAAATGGAGCATGATGGAGTCTTTGAGATGAATAACCGCAACAAAGTTGAAGGCCATGCCAGCCTACGCTTTTCAAGATGTGATTTCACAGTCTCTTCTTAATGAGCTTCTCTAGTTTGCGGATACGTGAGGATTCTTGCTCAGGGGTGGGTGTACTGAAGGACAGAGAGGGGCCGCCGTCTGCTCCCGAGGGTGGAGTGGGTAGCCTTTGCCTGAAGAGCTCCAGCATGCTGCTCTGTTCGCTGCGCTTCAGGCcctacacacgcacaaaacaacagtaagacacaaacaaaaaacaaaaacaaaagagcatGTTGGTTAACAATAAGAGATATGAGATATTATCGGAGATAATGTTGAAAGCTAGATGAGAAGATCCACACTAACTGAATATGTTTATTGTGCTTAAAACAAAGAGTAGAAGCAGCTATTTATATTATTACTGGTAGAATCAAGCTAACTGACCTTCATATCCAGAATCTTCTGGAAGGTCTCAGGATTGCCATCAGCCAGGAGCTTGATGTAGTTATCGACAAACACCACCGGAGGTTCATGTGGGGCCATCACCACCTGCAGAAAAGCAGAGTTTAATGTTGGTgacacctcctcctcccaccACAACCACCAGCATCAACCACTTTCCTGTGAGCCATCACAGGATGACCCAAGAGATGTTTAAATGATCCCACATGGGCCAGCTATGGGCCAAATGAGGGGAAAGGAGGGGCTCCAGCTGATGGAGCAATGCAGTTTTAGCTGCAAACAAAGTTTAGACTATGCTTCTATATTTAGGTACTCCCTCCTCAGACTTTTCTCCTTTTACACACCAATTACTTCATGCACCAGTGGGCAAGAATTAGCATCACCGGTAATTATTTTGGGGGTATAATGAGTCTGGGTGAAAATCAGCTTTACTCAAGAGCAGGCAAAAAAGTTTAATGGAGCACAAATTTTCTGGATTGAATTCTCTtggttgatttattttattttcccccCAAACAACAGAGACCGGGTGGAAAACACAGCTCGGGTAGCATTTCTTGAAGCCGCTACAGAGAAGGCAGACCAACACATGGCTGACAGACCACCCCAATTCCCATCTCATGCATACGCGTCCACAGAGGGGACCAGCTCACAAAATGTTTCTCCCATCTTTCACTTAACTGAGCCTGTCCTTTCAAGCTTTGGTTCTGTCTTCACCCGAGGTAAAATAAATGAGAAGACGAGCTGCAGAGGCAGTGAGCGAGTGGAGAAATCAGAAGCAAAAGAGGCAGCGAGTGAAGAGCAGGCATCAAAGGCTCAGGATCGTGTGGAATTCTCTGCTTTCTTACAAGCTCTGCTGACTGAGTGATTTACTAAGCAACTGTCCTGGAGCCAGGCCAAGAGAAAGGCCTGTGGGgaccttgttaaaaaaaaaaaggaaaggaaaggaaagaaggatGGAGAGGCAGTTTAGAATGAAAATGGGCATTAGAAGGGGAAGAAAAACAGAGTAAGGAGGAGGGAAATTTATCACACTGAAAAGGGTAGGGATGAGGGTTACCTTTAAAATACTCTCCAGAAGAGAACTTCAAAAGtgggaaagagagacagagccATGGCAAGCAGGGCTGGGTGTGGAAAACAGCCACGTCTCAGAGGCTTTGTACCGGCCAGGAGATTCCGTCTCAGACAGACCAAAAAAATTCCTGTGCAATTTGAACATAACTAAGTACTGGCTCCCAAAACAGACAGCCCAAATAAagacaggtgacaaattaaaggaaaaccccTTCTGCCCCCAGTGGGAGTGGCTTTTCCCGAATGACAATGCCCCAGGGAGTCTCAGAATGGTTTGATGAGTAagaaaatactgtaaatatatgCTGTGCAAACGTAATTGTAAAAGGCACtgaataataacacaaaaaaaaaaccttgtccCAATGgcaaaacatggtggagggAGCATCACTGTTTAGAGCTGCTTTGCTACCTTTATGAACAGCCATTAGGAGAGGGTGGGTTGAGCAAATCAACAGAACTGTTGGAAAAAGAATAACATGAATGTTTTGGAATAGCCAGGATGGAGTCCTGACAAGCAGCGGCAATAAACATCTGATGGAGGTTGGTGTTAACGGAGAATCTCTAAGTTACTAAATCCAAGAGTTTACTTGCATAGCAGCCAGCACTGAGTGACCTCTTGGTGGGTTTAATAtaaggcattaaaaaaatgcctgCATCTTATTAGTTTATTTACATAAAACTTGCCTAAAATTCTAACAGTGAAATCCTGGTAAGGGTTCAAATTATTAAAGACTCTGCAGTTACCCTCAGTATTTTAGCAcctttcagctcattgttttggcTTCATGACACAGAACTTTAATATTTCGGTTCAGACTTCACCCACTCACCACCACCCCAGCCTGTAGCTGGTGAAGACAACATTTACCAGCTAAAGTGTCAGAGTCTGAGACAAGACTGAGCTAGATGTACATTAGCCATATCACCATGTCAGAACAacaactccaagtaaatcattATGTTGGTCCTCCTGTGCTGACTGTTAAGTGTTT includes:
- the rflnb gene encoding refilin-B; this translates as MVGSLNLPNVCEGDPLDMSCRAERGLDSPDSGLPPSPSPSAWLLPVAAEKAGGVNSVSEDEGRACLVPALPAGSFPQLHPLSFGEGIALDPLPPKEMRYTSSVHYDSDRHFIQDVTLEPLGQGLEHCRQTIMAMSNSTWRHYMTQLEFQPRHRAQRFKSTTIIYPKKASTVYTTELSYDCHRLSRRFLSSVELDVAGHGKLPQ